Sequence from the Neptunomonas japonica JAMM 1380 genome:
TGTTGTTGTTAACAAAAGATCTTTCAAACGACTTGATAAGAAAACTCAACAAGTGATTCTTGCAGCAGCAGCAAACGCAGAACTTAAAGGTTGGGCAGGTGTTCGAGGCAAAGCACTAGAAGATACTAAAACGCTAGCAGATAAAGGGATTATTGTGTCTGATCCTTCGGCAGAGCTAATGGCTGAGCTCAATAAAATTGGCGCAACCATGATTGAAGAATGGAAAGCAGAAGCACCTGAGGTTGAAGCAATACTGTCTAACTTTAACCAGTAATTTTCGTCGCCAACAGGCCCTGCTAATCCCGCAGGGCCCATTACAGAGGTTATTACTATGCGTGCTCTACTCGATAAGCTTTATCTAGCATCCGGGTACTTATCGGGGTTTTGTATTGTCCTGATTACCTTAATTATTACTGCACAAATTGTCGGTAGGATGTTCGGTTTTATTGTGCCTTCTGCAGAAGACTTTTCTGGCTATGCACTGGCCGCGGCTACATTTTTCGGCCTTGCCTACACCTTTCGTGAAGGCGGGCACATCCGTGTCACTCTGGTTATCCAGCATTGGAGAGAAGGCTCACGCTACATTCAAGAATTACTCGTGCTGTTTTTTGCACTGCTACTGGTTAGCTTTATGTCTTTCTATTCTATCCACATGGTGTGGGAGTCATACATTTTTGAAGAGGTCTCTTCAGGATACGTCTCTATTCCAATTTGGATACCTCAAGTACCTGTCGCTTTAGGTATTGTCGTGCTGAACATCGCCATATTGGACGATGTTATCGCCTTACTAAGACGCCACACTCCTTCGTACAAAGCTCACGAAGGTGAAATTCATCTGGAGGATACCTAATGGATATTGCAATCATAGGAGCCTCGCTGGCGATATTCATGTTACTCATGTTAGCGCTAGGGGTTTGGGTGTCATTAGCGCTATTTGGTGTAGGTGTGCTGGGCTTGTACTTATCAGGCAACAGCCAGATAGGCTTACTCTTTGCGACATCAACCTGGGGAGCTAGTACTTCTTGGTCACTGACCGCATTACCATTATTTATCTGGATGGGAGAGATACTTTTTCGCACCCGCCTTTCTGAAGATCTTTTCAAAGGCCTATCGCCTTGGTTAAGTGGACTTCCGGGCAAGCTGCTTCATGTAAACGTACTCAGTTGCGGTATTTTTGCGGCTGTTTCTGGCTCTTCCGCCGCCACAGCCGCTACCATCGGGCGAATGACACTGCCAGAGCTAAAAGCTCAAGGCTACAGCGACCGCATGGCGGTTGGTACACTTGCAGGATCAGGTACGCTGGGGTTACTGATTCCACCATCAATTATCCTGATTGTTTACGGTGTTGCTGCTGAGGTATCAATTGGTCGTCTGTTTATCGCTGGCGCACTTCCCGGTTTGTTATTGGTGAGTTTGTTCATGGGCTACACCATCATCTGGGCATTGCTAAATAAAGACGAATTACCAACACACAATAAAGAACACGTTTCTTTTGCAGCGAAAATTAAAGCATTACGGTTATTGCTACCCATTATGGGCCTGATCGGTTTTGTACTCGGGTCAATTTATGGCGGCTTAACCACTCCTACCGAAGCAGCTGCGTTAGGTGTTGTCGGTGCGCTGTTTCTAGCAGCAGTGACCGGCTCGCTGGATATGAGCAGCTTTGGAGGAAGCCTCACAGGAGCGGTTAAGAGTTCTTGTATGATCGGAATGATTCTAGCCGGTGCTCACTTTCTTACCTTAGCGATGGGCTTTCTTGGAATCCCACGAGCATTGGCAGAATGGATTGGGCATATGTCTTTGTCTCCAGGAGTACTGTTGATTTATTTAACCGTGTTGTTTGTTGCTCTGGGCTGCTTCCTCGATGGTATTTCAGTAGTGGTATTAACGGTTGCTGTGGTGCTGCCAATGGTGCAACAGGCTGGCATCGACCTACTCTGGTTCGGTATCTATATCGTTCTTGTGGTCGAGATGTCACAGATCACGCCACCGGTTGGCTTCAATCTGTTTGTCATTCAGTCCTTAACCGGTAAAAATATTCTGTACGTGGCCCGTGCCGCGCTGCCGTTTTTCTTACTCATACTTTTTGCTGTGGTATTAATCTATCTATTCCCTGAGATAGTCACTTACCTTCCAACATCCATGAGCCAACGATGATCTACAGAGGGCCGCTACTAAGATGTTCCGGCCCTCTGATTAACTTCCAATAACAAATACAGTTGAGCCGTATCGATGAATACACGATTTAAAAGCCTGATTAGCCAATACATAAAAGCGAAAGATAACAATAAACCTCACTTAATGAATGGTGTGTTTGCAGAACAAGCTACATTAAAAATGCTTGTACAAACAGACAACATATCATTTCCAGCAGAGGTTGAAGGCCTAGGGAACATAACCCATACACTGGTTAGCGAGTTCAACAACAAGTACGAGAACATCTACACCCTTTGCCTCATCGATACCGTGCAACAGCAACAAAGAAGCCTTAACTGTCGTTGGGTTGTTTGCATGACGGAAAAAGCCTCCGGCTCATTGCGTTTAGGCTACGGTGATTATCTTTGGAGCTTTACAGATGACACCCCGACCCTGATTAATGATTTAACAATTACTATTGAGAATATGACTCTTTTACCTCCAGAGTTGCAGCCTCAAGCATTATCTTGGTTTGATAAACTCCCATACCCGTGGGCTCTCTCATCAGACCTACAGACAACAGTGCCTGACATCGAGCTACTCATCACGACTCTAAAGCCTCTTTATCAGACCAAAGACAGCCCTAAATAGAAAACTGAAAAGGAACAGATCAAATGCCTACTATATTAATTACCGGTGCTAACCGAGGCATCGGCCGGGCTTTAGCTCAGTCTTATCTACAAGATGGTTGGCGGGTTTTTGCGGCCAGCCGTAATCCAAGCGAGTCTTTAATTGAAGGAGTGGAAGCAATAACTCTGGACTTAAGCAACCCGGAGTCCATCCAAGAACTGAAGCGAACACTGGCGGGGATCCCCATCGATATTGTCTGGAATAATGCGGGTGTCTACCTGGATAAAAACCAGCCCTTAGAACAGATCGATAACAACGACTGGCTACGTTCGTTCGAAATCAACTGCATCGCGCCTATCCGTATCGCACAAGCTCTGGCAGAAAACGTGAGTATGTCAGAGCGAAAAGTGATTGCCTTCACCACGAGCAAGATGGCGTCACTCACCGTCAATGGAGCCAGAGCCTACGCATACCGTTCATCAAAGACCGCACTCAATATGGCGGTGCGCTGCTTTGCAAAAGACCAAGAAGCTCAAGGGATCAGCTGCCTTCTGTTACACCCCGGGCATGTAAAAACAGATATGGGAGGGCCAGAAGGAGAAATCGACATAGCAACCAGCATTGCCGGTATGCGATCTGTAGTCGACCAGATTAGCCCAGCCTATAAAGCCAATATGGATGAAGGCTACTTTGATTACGACGGCAGCAGAATCCCATGGTAAAGATGGCGATTTGGCCCAACAACTTTATGACAGTTGTTTGAACAATAAGAACTTACTCTTACAGTGTGACACCCTGCTCACAAAGTACTTTAATCTGCTCATCACTGTATCCTATTGAAGCTAATACACTACGGCCATCCGCGCCGACTTCTCGGCCAATATGCTTATACTGCACTGTTGAACCTGAAAGCTTTATCGGTTGGGCTATTTGAGTTTGCGTTTCGCCTCCCTGAACTGGCACTTCTATAAGCATTTCACGGCCTAATATCTGTGGATGTTCCAATGCTTCCTTCATACTCAATACCGGTTCAACACAGGCTTCAACTTCAGCGAAAACTTCACTCCAATGCGCAAAATCTTTTTCGCCAATATCCTTTTTAAGTCGACTTTTGAGTAATTGTTGATCTTCAGGCTTGGGACTTAAGCCATAAGGCACTAGCTCAGGGCAACCTAACACCTCGCAAAGCTTTTTCATAAATTGGGGCTCTAACCCACCCACCGACATATAACGCCCGTCAGATGTTTGGTAGTAGTCATAAAATGAACCACCGTTTAAGAGTTCTGATTCATACTTAGGTTCATGTCCTGCTGCGGCTACGGCTGAACCAACCATACCATTTAGTGCAAATGCAGCATCCGTCATACTAATATCTATATGCTGGCCTTCACCTGTAACTTGCCTTTGGATCACGGCGCTTAAGATACCAACCACACTGTGCATTGACCCACCAGCCACATCTGCTAGCTGCACCCCTAAAGGTAACGGACCTTCTTTTTTACGACCGGTATAACTACTAACCCCGGCAATGGCTAGATAGTTAATATCGTGACCCGGTCTATCTTTGTATGGACCTGTTTGCCCAAACCCTGTGATCGAGCAATAAATAAGGCGAGGATTTAGTTCTTTTAGGTCTTGGTAGCCTAACCCCAACCTATCCATAACACCTGGCCGAAACTGCTCAAGAATGATGTCATATTCAACAATAATTTTTTTGATGACTTCGATGGCTTGTTGCTGTTTAAGATCAAGAGCAATAGAGCTTTTTGAGCGGTTCAAATAGGCTTGTGCCGTTGAAACCCCATCGGCAAAGGGAGGTAAATTGCGGCATAGATCAACACGCGTTGGCGATTCCACTCTTAATACTTCGGCGCCAAGATCGGCCATCATCATCGAGGCATAAGGGCCCGGCAGTAAAGTTGAAAAATCCAATACTTTTAGTGATTCCAATGGCGACATTTTTTCTTCCCCTTAGTGATATCAAACATGCGGCTCGTGATTACAACGCTATTTTCTTACTCGAATAGCACGTAAACAATGACCCTTTGAACCATATTGATGTACGAAAAAAGACAAACCACATTTTTGACTAGTCAATTTTTTTGTCTTTTTTGATCATTGATCATCACAA
This genomic interval carries:
- a CDS encoding TRAP transporter small permease; protein product: MRALLDKLYLASGYLSGFCIVLITLIITAQIVGRMFGFIVPSAEDFSGYALAAATFFGLAYTFREGGHIRVTLVIQHWREGSRYIQELLVLFFALLLVSFMSFYSIHMVWESYIFEEVSSGYVSIPIWIPQVPVALGIVVLNIAILDDVIALLRRHTPSYKAHEGEIHLEDT
- a CDS encoding TRAP transporter large permease, whose translation is MDIAIIGASLAIFMLLMLALGVWVSLALFGVGVLGLYLSGNSQIGLLFATSTWGASTSWSLTALPLFIWMGEILFRTRLSEDLFKGLSPWLSGLPGKLLHVNVLSCGIFAAVSGSSAATAATIGRMTLPELKAQGYSDRMAVGTLAGSGTLGLLIPPSIILIVYGVAAEVSIGRLFIAGALPGLLLVSLFMGYTIIWALLNKDELPTHNKEHVSFAAKIKALRLLLPIMGLIGFVLGSIYGGLTTPTEAAALGVVGALFLAAVTGSLDMSSFGGSLTGAVKSSCMIGMILAGAHFLTLAMGFLGIPRALAEWIGHMSLSPGVLLIYLTVLFVALGCFLDGISVVVLTVAVVLPMVQQAGIDLLWFGIYIVLVVEMSQITPPVGFNLFVIQSLTGKNILYVARAALPFFLLILFAVVLIYLFPEIVTYLPTSMSQR
- a CDS encoding SDR family oxidoreductase translates to MPTILITGANRGIGRALAQSYLQDGWRVFAASRNPSESLIEGVEAITLDLSNPESIQELKRTLAGIPIDIVWNNAGVYLDKNQPLEQIDNNDWLRSFEINCIAPIRIAQALAENVSMSERKVIAFTTSKMASLTVNGARAYAYRSSKTALNMAVRCFAKDQEAQGISCLLLHPGHVKTDMGGPEGEIDIATSIAGMRSVVDQISPAYKANMDEGYFDYDGSRIPW
- a CDS encoding CaiB/BaiF CoA transferase family protein gives rise to the protein MSPLESLKVLDFSTLLPGPYASMMMADLGAEVLRVESPTRVDLCRNLPPFADGVSTAQAYLNRSKSSIALDLKQQQAIEVIKKIIVEYDIILEQFRPGVMDRLGLGYQDLKELNPRLIYCSITGFGQTGPYKDRPGHDINYLAIAGVSSYTGRKKEGPLPLGVQLADVAGGSMHSVVGILSAVIQRQVTGEGQHIDISMTDAAFALNGMVGSAVAAAGHEPKYESELLNGGSFYDYYQTSDGRYMSVGGLEPQFMKKLCEVLGCPELVPYGLSPKPEDQQLLKSRLKKDIGEKDFAHWSEVFAEVEACVEPVLSMKEALEHPQILGREMLIEVPVQGGETQTQIAQPIKLSGSTVQYKHIGREVGADGRSVLASIGYSDEQIKVLCEQGVTL